A part of Rhopalosiphum maidis isolate BTI-1 chromosome 3, ASM367621v3, whole genome shotgun sequence genomic DNA contains:
- the LOC113556052 gene encoding arylsulfatase B-like, translated as MEVTRSSLWFLVALAAVLQPARPQTSKPNIVFILADDLGWNDLSFHGSDEIPTPNIDALAFNGVVLNNLYTQPVCTPSRVALMTGKYPIKLGMQGPPTYGAEPNGLPLSEKLLPEYLRELGYTTRAIGKWHLGFYKQAYTPTRRGFDSHFGYYTGYVSYYDYILQDVYQNFGEFHGFDMRRNDTIAWDVAGKYATDVFTDEAVRLIKEQPADRPLFMYLAHVAVHTGNRGKNLEAPQSEINKFNHILDPNRRTYAAMVSKLDESVGRVVEALTEKKMLQNTIIVFMSDNGSPSFDSSGRGFGPNVGVTANWGSNFPYRGIKNTLWEGGVKSASFIWAPQFQENPRVSKQLMHITDWLPTLYSAAGGNAGFLPKNLDGYDQWTSLTLNLPSLRNFVLLNIDEKQRYAGILKDNWKLIVGSTANGSLDGFFGATRPRTPYNATAVLYSPAGRALARLSNSLPFATGGTAWPMSGVRDLLAMRYESTVRCNPSPEGPRARSPCPAGEACLFDLVADPCETNNVAKKYVTVSGQLYEALKYYRRLLVPQTNRPFDPAANPARFNNTWSTWMY; from the exons ATGGAAGTTACACGGTCGTCACTGTGGTTCCTGGTCGCGTTGGCCGCCGTCTTGCAACCAGCCCGACCTCAGACTTCCAAGCCGAACATCGTTTTCATTTTGGCCGACGATTTG GGATGGAATGACTTGAGTTTTCACGGTTCTGATGAAATCCCGACACCTAACATTGATGCGCTGGCATTCAACGGTGTTGTgctaaacaatttatacactCAACCGGTATGCACGCCGTCTCGAGTGGCACTGATGACTGGAAAGTATCCcattaaattag GTATGCAAGGTCCACCAACATATGGCGCCGAACCAAATGGCTTACCGCTGTCTGAGAAACTATTACCGGAATACCTCAGAGAATTGGGATACACGACTCGAGCTATAGGAAAATGGCACTTGGGTTTCTACAAACAGGCCTATACGCCTACACGACGAGGTTTCGACTCGCACTTTGGTTATTACACAGGATACGTCAGTTATTACGATTACATACTTCAAGACGTC TACCAGAATTTTGGCGAGTTCCACGGGTTTGACATGCGACGAAACGACACTATCGCCTGGGACGTGGCCGGAAAGTACGCCACTGACGTATTTACCGACGAAGCTGTGCGATTGATCAAAGAACAACCAGCCGACCGGCCTCTGTTCATGTATTTAGCGCACGTGGCCGTGCACACGGGCAACAGGGGTAAGAATTTGGAGGCACCTCAGTCCGAAATCAACAAGTTTAATCACATTTTGGATCCAAACCGCCGAACTTACGCAG CTATGGTATCCAAACTAGACGAGTCTGTGGGTCGAGTAGTGGAGGCGctaacggaaaaaaaaatgttgcaaAACACTATTATCGTGTTCATGTCAGACAACGGGTCGCCGTCATTCGACAGTTCTGGTCGAGGTTTCGGACCCAACGTCGGTGTAACAGCCAACTGGGGTTCCAATTTCCCATACAGAGGT ATAAAGAACACATTATGGGAAGGTGGCGTTAAGAGCGCGTCTTTTATCTGGGCTCCACAATTCCAGGAAAATCCTCGAGTTTCCAAACAACTCATGCACATAACTGATTGGTTGCCGACGTTATACTCGGCTGCAG GCGGAAATGCTggatttttaccaaaaaatctaGACGGATACGATCAATGGACATCTCTCACATTAAATTTACCATCGCTTCGTAATTTCGTTTTACTCAATATAGACGAAAAACAGCGTTACGCGGGTATTCTCAAAGACAACTGGAAATTAATTGTCg GTTCGACGGCGAACGGGTCACTGGACGGGTTCTTCGGGGCGACCAGACCGCGGACCCCGTACAACGCGACCGCCGTGCTGTACAGCCCGGCCGGCCGCGCGCTCGCCCGGCTGTCCAACTCGCTGCCGTTCGCCACCGGCGGCACCGCGTGGCCGATGAGCGGCGTCCGCGACCTGCTGGCCATGCGGTACGAGTCGACGGTCCGGTGCAACCCGTCGCCCGAGGGACCGCGGGCCCGGTCGCCGTGCCCGGCCGGCGAGGCGTGCTTGTTCGACCTGGTGGCCGACCCGTGCGAGACCAACAACGTGGCCAAGAAATACGTGACGGTCAGCGGTCAGCTGTACGAGGCGCTCAAGTACTACAGGCGGCTGCTGGTGCCGCAGACCAACCGGCCGTTTGACCCGGCCGCCAACCCGGCCCGGTTCAACAACACGTGGTCCACCTGGATGTACTGA